A part of Pseudoalteromonas arctica A 37-1-2 genomic DNA contains:
- a CDS encoding efflux transporter outer membrane subunit — translation MIWQCKPTLLAISVMLLSGCASDFNSSQRMQAPNNMPHQWQQEASSSVLKVQEQWLTQLQNPTLNKFVQQALKNNQQLLQTSYDVEIQKQQLIVSGAALWPSLDLSTRTSRSKDNRPVSYDNASSVSLELTYEVDLWGKLSDSKREANLTYLAQQARFEQAKQQLVADVVTGWFDVVTSQQLLDLFKRREANAQQNLDIIESGYRQGINEALDVYLARNELNTERARIATQTANLSASARVLERLLGEYPKGAITASSDLPVINTDIPLGLPSELITRKPTLRASWYDLLATDASLAYAHKQRFPSLDLTASLSDSTDRVSDLFSPSSLAWSLLGSISAPLFEGGRLKANEEIARLNTQKQEQLYLQTLYDAFGDVENAISQQQSLKSQYSSTLEAQENALAAEQLSFEQYQSGLVTYTTVLDAQDRSFDAQSSLIDIKNQLIANRINLHVALGGDFAKPSSELKSNNDEN, via the coding sequence ATGATTTGGCAATGCAAGCCAACCCTATTGGCAATTAGTGTGATGCTGCTTAGCGGCTGTGCGAGTGATTTTAACTCGTCGCAGCGCATGCAAGCGCCTAATAATATGCCACATCAATGGCAGCAAGAAGCATCAAGCTCGGTATTAAAAGTACAAGAGCAATGGCTTACACAACTACAAAACCCTACGCTTAACAAATTTGTACAACAAGCACTTAAAAATAACCAACAGCTTTTACAAACTAGTTACGATGTAGAAATTCAAAAACAACAGCTTATAGTATCGGGTGCTGCGCTTTGGCCTAGCCTCGATTTATCAACGCGTACTAGCCGTAGTAAAGACAACCGCCCAGTGAGTTACGATAATGCAAGTTCAGTGAGTCTAGAGCTAACTTATGAGGTGGACTTATGGGGCAAGCTTTCTGATTCAAAGCGTGAAGCTAACCTTACTTATTTAGCGCAACAGGCACGGTTTGAGCAAGCTAAACAGCAACTCGTTGCTGATGTGGTAACAGGCTGGTTTGATGTTGTTACATCGCAACAATTACTCGATTTATTTAAACGTCGCGAAGCCAACGCACAGCAAAACCTAGATATTATCGAGTCTGGCTATCGCCAAGGTATAAACGAAGCACTCGATGTATATTTAGCCCGTAATGAGCTCAATACTGAACGCGCTCGCATTGCCACTCAAACGGCAAACCTATCGGCTTCAGCACGTGTACTTGAGCGTTTACTGGGTGAATACCCAAAAGGTGCCATTACTGCTAGTAGCGACTTACCCGTTATTAATACCGATATTCCACTAGGCTTACCTTCTGAACTTATAACACGTAAACCTACGCTGCGAGCAAGTTGGTATGATCTTTTAGCCACCGACGCTTCATTGGCGTATGCGCACAAACAACGCTTTCCAAGTTTAGATTTAACAGCTTCACTAAGTGATAGCACCGACAGAGTAAGCGACTTGTTTTCTCCATCAAGCCTTGCATGGTCGTTATTAGGTAGTATTTCAGCACCACTTTTTGAGGGCGGACGCTTAAAAGCGAATGAAGAAATAGCGCGCCTTAATACTCAAAAGCAAGAGCAACTTTATTTGCAAACGCTTTACGATGCATTTGGTGATGTAGAAAATGCGATTTCACAGCAGCAGTCTCTTAAATCACAATATAGCAGCACCCTTGAGGCGCAAGAAAACGCACTTGCAGCAGAGCAGTTGTCGTTTGAGCAATATCAAAGTGGCTTGGTAACTTACACTACGGTGCTTGACGCACAAGATAGGTCTTTCGATGCACAAAGCTCCTTAATCGACATTAAAAACCAATTAATAGCTAACAGAATTAACTTACACGTTGCCCTTGGTGGTGATTTTGCAAAGCCCTCAAGTGAACTAAAGAGCAATAATGATGAAAACTAA
- a CDS encoding ATP-binding protein — protein sequence MQSKFSSPVKGLLPLFLIINIAVTALAIVAHSFYAQTEVSTAQPKPPVNIVTLADRLDLPMVDALTMYGQGKVKQLLDLTSLLDADFEYTLYRFNATSDTQLVYSSSKPATASIKTERHLVEEGILHHLLLLNDQPIGELIIKQNLPATPLSTQDSQVIAYIIAIACVAALFILTLMFNMYVNTRLRKSTDILTQELQAITDDANYNSNVDEQLDIGLGVVAKHINLLLQKVQSAMSESDAAQKELYKLQNSLEGEVQNRTLALEQATLKAERASETKTTFLATMSHEIRTPMNGVIGTIDLLRQTELDGAQHRLSTIIRESAFSLLSILDDILDFSKIEAGKLNIDPIPFSVTDTIEEVARVLSSVAKKRELDLELAIAPDIPINLTGDSVRVRQVLYNLCSNAIKFTSTDEKTQGHVKISVEVVHNTTDHFTLRFCVTDNGKGMSQAQLREIFNPFIQAENSITREYGGTGLGLSICKSLTELMLGTIHVTSHTGIGSEFTVELPFSTSGKIKYAHKGSLNGKRIIVVSNHLEREKVMYRYLSFMGAKITYVHTEEEAEEYQHAQDIIWVADGIDNMDKTNALLRRLFYSLEDYNQQVVVLSKLDEAAINHNNIFYINASPLCKSNFMLSILVAAGLHTPKQIKKTKTLNNYLNVEQARKSNKLILLVEDNLLNQQVLTDQLHILGFGVEIANNGEEGLDMWRKGDYSLILTDLHMPKMSGYDMVEKIRNEAELLESIDAQPYIIAVTANALKGEKERCLAVGINDFITKPIELNALEDTLKRWSDKQSQNPNVVIHQTMALPIDMEAVAKYVNGDEAKQLRFFKMYLEQSQGLIKGINSGVMVNDLDEIIEGCHQLKSISKTIGAQTVAELSSAFEDKCKKGELTTDELIDLRDKLEIEYSKAAQFLKEQIKISEQEDELSD from the coding sequence ATGCAGAGTAAATTCTCTTCACCGGTAAAAGGCCTACTGCCTCTTTTTTTGATCATTAATATTGCTGTAACAGCACTTGCTATTGTTGCCCATTCATTCTACGCGCAAACTGAAGTTAGCACAGCGCAACCCAAACCACCTGTTAATATCGTAACGCTCGCCGATAGATTAGATTTGCCTATGGTTGATGCATTAACTATGTATGGTCAAGGTAAAGTAAAACAGTTACTTGATTTAACCTCCTTATTAGACGCTGATTTTGAATATACTCTATATCGCTTCAATGCTACATCAGATACTCAGTTGGTATATAGCAGCAGTAAACCAGCCACCGCTTCTATTAAAACTGAAAGGCACTTAGTAGAAGAAGGTATCCTGCATCACCTACTATTGTTAAACGATCAGCCCATTGGCGAGCTTATCATTAAGCAAAATTTACCTGCCACACCTTTAAGCACTCAAGATTCTCAAGTAATTGCTTATATAATTGCTATAGCGTGTGTTGCTGCATTATTTATACTTACTTTAATGTTTAATATGTACGTTAATACTCGCTTACGTAAAAGTACTGACATTCTTACGCAAGAGCTGCAGGCAATCACCGACGATGCTAATTACAATAGTAATGTTGACGAGCAACTCGATATTGGCTTAGGTGTAGTTGCAAAACACATCAATCTATTATTGCAAAAAGTACAAAGTGCAATGAGTGAGAGTGATGCTGCACAAAAAGAGCTTTATAAGTTACAAAATAGTCTAGAAGGCGAAGTACAAAATCGTACTTTAGCGCTTGAGCAAGCCACATTGAAAGCTGAACGAGCAAGCGAAACTAAAACAACCTTCCTCGCAACAATGAGTCATGAAATAAGAACGCCGATGAACGGGGTTATAGGGACTATTGATTTACTGCGCCAGACCGAACTTGATGGCGCCCAGCATCGCTTAAGTACGATTATTCGTGAATCAGCATTTTCGCTATTGAGCATTTTGGACGATATTTTAGACTTCTCTAAAATTGAGGCTGGAAAGCTAAATATTGACCCTATCCCGTTTTCGGTAACTGATACTATTGAAGAAGTTGCTCGTGTGCTCTCATCTGTTGCTAAAAAACGTGAGCTTGATTTAGAGCTAGCAATAGCGCCAGATATTCCTATAAACCTTACCGGTGATAGTGTACGTGTACGTCAGGTTCTTTATAACCTATGTAGCAACGCAATTAAATTTACGAGCACTGATGAAAAAACTCAAGGCCATGTAAAAATATCAGTAGAGGTGGTACATAATACGACCGATCACTTTACTTTACGCTTTTGTGTAACTGATAATGGTAAAGGTATGTCGCAAGCACAACTACGCGAAATATTTAACCCGTTTATTCAAGCCGAAAATTCGATTACCCGAGAATATGGAGGGACAGGTTTAGGTCTTTCTATTTGTAAAAGCTTAACTGAGCTTATGCTAGGTACTATTCATGTAACTAGTCATACAGGAATTGGCAGTGAATTTACTGTTGAATTACCATTTAGTACATCGGGAAAAATTAAGTACGCACACAAAGGTTCATTAAATGGTAAGAGGATTATTGTAGTTAGTAATCATCTAGAACGTGAAAAAGTAATGTACCGCTACTTATCGTTTATGGGCGCTAAAATTACTTATGTACATACTGAAGAAGAAGCTGAAGAATATCAGCATGCGCAAGATATTATTTGGGTGGCTGATGGCATAGACAATATGGATAAAACAAACGCGCTGCTAAGACGTTTATTTTATTCATTAGAGGATTATAACCAACAAGTTGTTGTACTAAGCAAGCTTGATGAAGCGGCTATAAATCATAATAATATTTTTTATATTAACGCTTCTCCTTTATGTAAGTCTAACTTTATGCTGTCTATTTTAGTCGCTGCTGGTCTGCATACTCCTAAACAAATTAAAAAAACCAAAACACTTAATAACTATTTAAATGTTGAGCAAGCTCGTAAATCAAATAAATTGATTTTACTGGTTGAAGATAACCTCCTAAACCAGCAAGTGCTGACCGATCAACTACACATACTAGGTTTTGGCGTTGAGATAGCAAACAACGGTGAAGAAGGCTTAGATATGTGGAGAAAAGGTGATTACTCACTTATTTTAACCGACTTACACATGCCTAAAATGTCGGGTTACGATATGGTCGAAAAAATCCGTAACGAAGCAGAGCTATTAGAATCAATTGATGCACAGCCTTACATTATTGCTGTGACAGCAAACGCACTTAAAGGCGAAAAAGAGCGTTGTTTAGCCGTAGGTATAAACGACTTCATTACCAAACCTATAGAGCTAAACGCGTTAGAGGACACCTTAAAACGCTGGAGCGATAAGCAAAGCCAAAACCCAAATGTAGTTATCCATCAAACCATGGCGCTACCTATTGATATGGAAGCGGTTGCTAAATATGTAAATGGTGACGAAGCTAAACAGTTACGCTTTTTCAAAATGTATTTAGAACAAAGCCAAGGGCTAATTAAGGGGATTAATTCAGGCGTTATGGTTAACGATTTAGATGAGATTATTGAAGGGTGTCATCAATTAAAATCGATCTCTAAAACAATTGGTGCCCAAACGGTGGCTGAACTTTCAAGTGCATTTGAAGATAAATGTAAAAAAGGTGAACTCACTACCGATGAATTAATAGACTTAAGAGATAAGTTAGAAATTGAATACTCTAAGGCAGCTCAATTTTTAAAAGAACAAATTAAAATCTCTGAGCAAGAAGATGAGTTAAGTGATTAA
- a CDS encoding oxidative damage protection protein gives MARTVFCQKLQKEAEGLGFQLYPGEVGEKIFNNISKEAWSQWQHKQTMLINEKHLNMMDPEHRTFLEEQMVGFLFENKDVEIEGYRPPEK, from the coding sequence ATGGCACGTACAGTATTTTGTCAAAAGTTACAAAAAGAAGCCGAAGGGCTTGGCTTTCAGTTATACCCTGGTGAAGTTGGTGAAAAGATTTTTAATAACATCTCTAAAGAAGCGTGGAGTCAGTGGCAGCATAAGCAAACAATGCTTATTAACGAAAAGCATTTAAATATGATGGACCCAGAGCACCGCACATTTTTAGAAGAGCAAATGGTTGGCTTTTTGTTTGAAAACAAAGATGTGGAAATTGAAGGTTATCGACCGCCTGAAAAATAA
- the mutY gene encoding A/G-specific adenine glycosylase — MLDLNKEQSNSFSNQVVDWYHLHGRKTLPWQLGKTPYKVWVSEVMLQQTQVITVIPYFEKFMQSFPDIIALADADEDLVLHHWTGLGYYARARNLHKTAKIVGDKYQGEFPQTLDEVMDLPGIGRSTAGAVLSLSLGQHHPILDGNVKRVLARYFMIEGWYGVKKVENQLWHLSEQLTPKNNVTEFNQAMMDLGASVCSRSRFDCEACPLNSGCGAFNAGKVKEFPHSKPKKAVPKKSCHQLIVQCGDKVLMEKRPNSGIWGGLFGFFEFNEYEELQIFLAQQGLEANLVELEAFIHVFSHFELKINPHVLNVKKIPDVVNDKQLVWYPLDQSIEVGLAAPTKKLVKQITAIV, encoded by the coding sequence ATGTTGGATTTAAATAAAGAACAGTCTAATTCGTTTTCTAATCAAGTCGTTGATTGGTATCACCTTCATGGGCGTAAAACACTTCCATGGCAGTTGGGTAAAACACCTTATAAAGTGTGGGTGTCTGAGGTGATGCTCCAGCAAACTCAAGTTATTACTGTTATCCCATATTTTGAAAAATTTATGCAAAGCTTTCCAGATATTATTGCTTTAGCCGATGCTGATGAAGATTTAGTACTGCATCACTGGACTGGCTTAGGGTATTACGCTCGTGCGCGTAACTTACATAAAACAGCTAAAATAGTAGGTGACAAGTACCAAGGCGAATTTCCGCAAACGCTTGATGAAGTAATGGATTTACCGGGAATAGGGCGCTCTACTGCCGGGGCTGTTTTATCATTGTCGCTTGGACAGCATCATCCAATTTTAGATGGAAATGTTAAGCGAGTCTTAGCGCGCTACTTTATGATAGAAGGTTGGTACGGTGTTAAAAAAGTCGAAAACCAGCTTTGGCATTTATCAGAGCAATTAACACCTAAAAATAATGTCACCGAATTTAATCAAGCTATGATGGATTTAGGTGCGAGTGTTTGCTCACGCAGTCGTTTTGATTGTGAGGCTTGCCCATTAAATTCAGGTTGTGGTGCTTTTAATGCAGGTAAAGTAAAAGAGTTTCCACATTCTAAACCTAAAAAAGCAGTGCCGAAGAAGAGTTGTCATCAGTTAATTGTTCAGTGTGGCGATAAAGTGCTTATGGAAAAACGCCCTAACAGCGGTATTTGGGGAGGACTATTTGGCTTTTTTGAATTTAATGAGTACGAGGAGCTTCAAATATTTTTAGCTCAGCAAGGATTAGAAGCCAACTTAGTAGAGCTTGAAGCGTTTATTCATGTGTTTTCACATTTTGAGCTGAAGATTAATCCGCATGTACTTAATGTTAAGAAAATTCCTGATGTAGTAAATGACAAACAATTAGTGTGGTATCCGCTTGATCAATCAATAGAGGTTGGCCTAGCAGCGCCAACTAAAAAGTTGGTTAAACAAATTACAGCAATAGTATAG
- the trmB gene encoding tRNA (guanosine(46)-N7)-methyltransferase TrmB, whose protein sequence is MSESSNTNLEQAKQEGKYIRTIRSFVKREGRLTKGQAAAIEKCWPTMGLEHKNGMLDLSEVFGNNNDVVVEIGFGMGKSLVEMATNAPHLNFIGIEVHRPGVGACLMDADEAGITNLRIFEHDAVEVLADCIPNESLTTLQLFFPDPWHKKRHHKRRIVQTEFVEKLRAQLKMGGVFHMATDWENYAEHMLEVMNVAPGFKNQSETNDYVPRPDLRPLTKFEQRGHRLGHGVWDLMFERTE, encoded by the coding sequence ATGAGTGAATCAAGCAACACTAACCTTGAGCAAGCTAAGCAAGAAGGTAAATACATCCGCACCATTCGCAGTTTTGTAAAACGCGAAGGTCGATTAACCAAAGGCCAAGCCGCTGCAATCGAAAAATGCTGGCCAACAATGGGTCTAGAGCATAAAAACGGTATGCTTGATTTAAGCGAAGTTTTTGGCAACAACAACGATGTAGTAGTAGAAATTGGTTTTGGTATGGGTAAATCGCTTGTCGAAATGGCAACAAATGCCCCTCACCTAAACTTTATTGGTATTGAAGTACACCGCCCAGGCGTTGGTGCTTGTTTAATGGATGCCGATGAAGCAGGCATTACTAACTTACGTATTTTTGAACACGATGCAGTTGAAGTACTTGCAGACTGTATACCTAATGAAAGCTTAACAACACTACAGTTGTTTTTCCCTGATCCTTGGCATAAAAAGCGTCATCATAAACGCCGCATTGTACAAACTGAGTTTGTTGAAAAACTAAGAGCCCAACTGAAAATGGGTGGCGTTTTTCATATGGCAACAGATTGGGAAAACTATGCAGAGCATATGCTCGAAGTAATGAATGTAGCTCCTGGTTTTAAAAACCAATCAGAAACAAACGATTATGTTCCACGTCCAGATTTGCGCCCGCTTACTAAGTTTGAGCAGCGCGGACATCGCCTAGGTCATGGCGTGTGGGATTTAATGTTTGAACGTACTGAGTAA
- a CDS encoding methyltransferase: MSVLTNPSLLLLRNSEALTGKSILVVNFVQDGFLTELKKLNPQSKVTAFSYNHANGEFAKNTKDVEICVNHTIPGNGYDLVILYYPKSKPELLMALDNIRSAITDDAELLVVGENKSGVKSIEKQLAGKAEFSNKIDSAKHCVLYSFAEITQHPDFDITTYHKKFVVNVADTEFTAISVPGVFNHGSLDMGTKVLLENAPTIKQGRVLDFGCGAGLIATFLGLHNPALEFVCSDVSALATYATQQTLKLNGIKGEAILSDGLKSITGKFDLIISNPPFHTGIATDYTVAETFLANAKQHLTKVGKLNIVANSFLKYPPILETQFESYQTVFKNNKFAVYSS, from the coding sequence ATGAGCGTACTAACCAACCCAAGTTTACTGTTACTTCGTAATAGCGAGGCACTAACGGGCAAATCTATCTTGGTGGTCAACTTTGTTCAAGATGGCTTTTTAACAGAGCTTAAAAAACTTAACCCGCAAAGCAAGGTAACTGCATTTAGCTACAACCATGCTAACGGTGAGTTTGCTAAAAACACCAAAGACGTTGAGATTTGTGTAAATCACACAATACCTGGTAACGGCTACGATTTAGTTATTCTTTACTATCCTAAATCAAAACCTGAGTTATTAATGGCGCTTGATAATATTCGATCTGCTATTACTGATGATGCCGAACTATTGGTGGTAGGTGAAAATAAAAGTGGTGTTAAATCAATTGAAAAGCAATTAGCTGGTAAAGCTGAGTTTAGTAACAAAATTGATTCAGCTAAGCACTGCGTTCTTTACTCATTTGCTGAGATTACCCAGCACCCTGACTTTGATATTACGACCTACCATAAAAAGTTTGTTGTTAATGTTGCCGACACCGAGTTTACAGCTATTAGTGTCCCAGGGGTGTTTAATCACGGTAGTTTAGATATGGGAACGAAAGTTCTACTCGAAAACGCACCGACAATTAAGCAAGGTAGGGTTCTCGACTTTGGTTGTGGCGCAGGTTTAATAGCAACCTTTTTAGGGCTGCATAATCCAGCACTTGAGTTTGTGTGTAGTGATGTAAGTGCGCTGGCAACTTACGCAACACAGCAAACTCTAAAGCTTAACGGCATCAAAGGCGAAGCGATATTAAGTGACGGCCTTAAAAGCATTACCGGTAAGTTTGATTTAATTATTAGCAATCCACCTTTTCATACAGGTATTGCAACCGACTACACAGTAGCAGAAACATTTTTAGCAAATGCAAAACAGCATTTAACTAAAGTAGGAAAGCTGAATATTGTTGCTAATAGCTTTTTAAAATACCCGCCTATTTTAGAAACGCAATTTGAAAGCTACCAAACGGTATTTAAAAATAACAAGTTTGCCGTATATAGCAGCTAG
- a CDS encoding sensor histidine kinase, with amino-acid sequence MPKKVHQSSIRKALINLIMLITAICLSLSISISTYLSVKEQKQLIINKLVILSEIVAFDAGKSVVEDDRKTEEKRLKSFENIPLVKNIHIYSIEKASQKPVFFISFNAKKTPPVPLRIDSVDELKTPRITSDHIELARPIYDNEQVVGYVYMRGSLESLETYIERKILIDVLLTLLILIVVYFIAIKVQRRIAKPIEQLSMLLQDVSKNHNYDARAPITDVKEITALSNSLNIMLTRTKKQLERHEKDKQEIKQLNQSLEEKVNQRTIALREANQELLSTLERMHQYQTQIVENEKMASLGQMVAGVAHEVNTPIGLGITGSTLLRDKLADIQQSFDDKKLTSSHLKRFIDEGIENLDLIYRNLNRAADLISNFKKVAVIQDDGVNTYINVHKLISDVLTSIQSELLPKKPVVIINCPTDLAIHSKSEPLQQVFQQLLMNSVIHGFIGKENNEIRFDVELIGKKLTIVYSDNGQGVDKNIKNRIFDPFVTSKRGQGASGLGMHLVYNLVTQALGGRVMFDLEEKHGARFIITIP; translated from the coding sequence ATGCCTAAAAAAGTTCATCAAAGTAGCATTCGCAAAGCACTCATAAATTTAATTATGCTTATTACAGCTATTTGCTTGTCGCTATCTATTTCGATATCTACTTATTTAAGCGTAAAAGAGCAAAAGCAATTAATCATTAATAAACTCGTCATACTTTCTGAAATTGTAGCTTTTGATGCTGGTAAATCAGTAGTTGAAGATGATAGAAAAACAGAAGAAAAACGCCTCAAGTCATTTGAAAATATCCCCCTTGTAAAAAACATACATATTTACTCAATAGAAAAAGCATCCCAAAAGCCTGTTTTCTTTATTAGCTTTAATGCTAAAAAAACACCTCCTGTGCCACTGAGAATAGACAGTGTTGATGAGCTAAAAACACCACGAATTACGAGTGACCATATTGAGCTAGCCCGCCCTATTTACGATAACGAACAAGTAGTAGGTTATGTGTATATGCGAGGGAGCCTCGAAAGTTTAGAGACTTATATTGAGAGAAAAATATTAATAGACGTGCTATTAACTCTATTAATTTTAATCGTTGTTTACTTTATTGCTATAAAAGTTCAACGACGTATAGCCAAGCCAATAGAACAGTTAAGCATGCTATTGCAGGATGTATCTAAAAATCATAACTATGATGCACGCGCGCCAATAACCGATGTAAAAGAAATAACCGCTCTTTCAAATAGTTTAAATATCATGCTTACACGTACCAAAAAGCAACTTGAGCGCCACGAAAAAGATAAACAAGAAATAAAACAACTAAACCAGAGCCTTGAAGAAAAAGTAAACCAGCGAACAATCGCTCTCAGAGAAGCAAATCAAGAGCTTTTATCAACCCTTGAGCGAATGCATCAGTACCAAACGCAAATTGTTGAAAACGAAAAAATGGCATCGCTTGGGCAAATGGTTGCTGGGGTTGCCCATGAAGTGAATACACCAATAGGGCTAGGTATTACAGGCTCTACATTACTTCGAGATAAACTGGCAGATATACAGCAAAGCTTTGACGATAAAAAACTTACCTCAAGCCATCTAAAACGCTTTATAGATGAAGGTATTGAAAACTTAGACTTAATTTATCGTAATCTAAATCGTGCCGCAGACCTGATATCTAATTTTAAAAAAGTGGCCGTTATTCAAGATGACGGTGTTAATACCTATATTAATGTACATAAATTAATAAGTGATGTTTTAACATCGATTCAATCTGAACTACTGCCTAAAAAGCCTGTCGTTATTATTAACTGTCCGACCGACTTGGCTATTCATAGTAAGTCTGAACCTCTGCAACAAGTATTTCAGCAGTTGCTTATGAACTCTGTGATTCATGGATTTATAGGTAAAGAAAATAATGAAATTCGCTTTGACGTAGAACTGATAGGGAAAAAATTAACAATAGTTTATTCTGACAATGGTCAAGGCGTTGATAAAAACATTAAAAATAGAATTTTTGACC